The Mauremys reevesii isolate NIE-2019 linkage group 13, ASM1616193v1, whole genome shotgun sequence genome contains a region encoding:
- the PSMB5 gene encoding proteasome subunit beta type-5, which produces MALASLLPPELPVNRPGFFGLAGRCELQAPGLRPAPGPPALAPPAWGLPAAGDAGIELLHGTTTLAFKFQEGVVVAADSRATAGSYVASQTVKKVIEINPYLLGTMAGGAADCSFWERLLARQCRIYQLRNKERISVAAASKLLANMVYQYKGLGLHMGTMICGWDKRGPGLYYVDSEGNRLSGTAFSVGSGSVYAYGVLDRGYAPDMPAEEAYDLARRAIYQATYRDAYSGGEVNLYHVQRDGWVRVSTDDVALLHAQYRGDPQGHGAA; this is translated from the exons ATGGCGCTGGCCAGCCTGCTGCCCCCGGAGCTGCCCGTCAACCGGCCCGGCTTCTTCGGGCTGGCGGGacgctgcgagctccaggccccCGGACTCCGCCCGGCCCCGGGCCCGCCCGCCTTGGCCCCGCCCGCCTGGGGGCTCCCGGCCGCGGGGGACGCCGGGATCGAGCTGCTGCACGGGACCACCACGCTGGCCTTCAAG TTCCAGGAGGGTGTGGTGGTGGCGGCGGACTCCCGGGCCACGGCCGGCTCCTACGTGGCCTCGCAGACGGTGAAGAAGGTGATTGAGATCAACCCCTACCTGCTGGGCACCATGGCGGGCGGCGCCGCCGACTGCAGCTTCTGGGAGCGGCTGCTGGCCCGGCAGTGCCGCATCTACCAGCTGCGCAACAAGGAGCGGATCTCCGTGGCCGCCGCCTCCAAGCTGCTGGCCAACATGGTGTATCAGTACAAGGGGCTGGGCCTCCACATGGGCACCATGATCTGCGGCTGGGACAAGCGGGGCCCAG GCCTGTACTACGTGGACAGCGAGGGGAACCGCCTCTCGGGCACGGCGTTCTCCGTGGGCTCCGGCTCGGTGTACGCCTACGGGGTGCTGGACCGTGGCTACGCGCCCGACATGCCGGCCGAGGAGGCCTACGACCTCGCCCGCCGCGCCATCTACCAGGCCACCTACCGCGATGCCTACTCCGGGGGCGAGGTCAACCTGTACCACGTGCAGCGGGACGGCTGGGTCCGCGTCTCCACCGACGACGTGGCGCTGCTGCACGCCCAGTACCGCGGGGACCCGCAGGGGCACGGGGCTGCCTGA